A genomic segment from Asterias amurensis chromosome 6, ASM3211899v1 encodes:
- the LOC139938263 gene encoding protein yippee-like 2, which translates to MVKTFQAYLPSCHRRYSCIHCRAHLANHDDLISKSFQGSQGRAYLFNSVVNIACGPAEERVLLTGLHAVSDIFCECCKTTLGWKYEHAFENSQKYKEGKYIIELAHMIKDNGWDCD; encoded by the exons ATGGTGAAGACATTCCAGGCGTACTTGCCGAGCTGTCACCGGCGTTATAGCTGCATCCACTGCAGGGCTCATCTGGCTAACCATGATGACCTCATATCAAAG TCATTTCAGGGAAGTCAAGGCAGGGCGTATCTATTCAATTCAGT AGTGAATATAGCATGTGGTCCAGCCGAGGAGAGAGTTCTACTAACAGGCTTACACGCTGTATCCGATATCTTCTGTGAATGCTGTAAAACTACACTCGGATGGAAATat GAACATGCCTTTGAGAACAGCCAGAAGTATAAGGAGGGCAAATACATCATTGAGCTGGCTCATATGATTAAAGACAATGGCTGGGATTGTGACTGA